In Devosia sp. XK-2, one DNA window encodes the following:
- a CDS encoding YjbE family putative metal transport protein (Members of this highly hydrophobic protein family,regularly are found preceded by the yybP-ykoY manganese riboswitch (see RF00080). A metal cation transport function is proposed.), protein MFGIDPSFFSSLLQVILIDLVLAGDNAVVIGLAAAGLAADLRKRAILIGILAATLLRICFALITTQLLSLGGGLLIAGGILLLWVCWKMYRELTVSDAEEEEATEALAGADLNADGSVAGKAPRKTLRQAVTQIIIADVSMSLDNVLAVAGAAQHHFEALIFGLALSVVLMGVAATFIARLLHRYRWIAWIGLIIILLVAVRMALEGLGAFVALPEIPFLYTPHVAAPVH, encoded by the coding sequence ATGTTCGGCATCGACCCCAGTTTCTTTTCCTCCCTGCTGCAGGTCATTCTGATTGATCTGGTTCTGGCGGGCGACAACGCTGTGGTCATCGGCTTGGCGGCTGCCGGGCTGGCCGCCGATTTGCGCAAACGCGCCATTCTGATCGGCATCCTCGCTGCGACCCTGCTGCGCATCTGTTTTGCCTTGATCACTACCCAACTGCTTTCGCTTGGGGGCGGTCTGCTGATTGCCGGTGGCATTCTTCTGTTGTGGGTTTGCTGGAAGATGTATCGCGAACTCACGGTCTCGGATGCGGAGGAGGAGGAGGCCACGGAGGCGCTGGCCGGTGCCGACCTCAATGCGGATGGCTCCGTTGCCGGCAAAGCGCCGCGGAAGACCCTGCGTCAGGCGGTGACGCAGATCATCATCGCGGACGTTTCCATGTCGCTCGACAATGTGCTGGCCGTTGCGGGCGCAGCGCAGCACCATTTCGAAGCGCTGATTTTCGGCCTTGCTCTTTCCGTCGTCCTTATGGGTGTTGCCGCGACCTTTATTGCGCGGCTGCTGCATCGCTATCGATGGATCGCCTGGATTGGTCTCATCATCATCCTCCTGGTTGCGGTGCGGATGGCCCTCGAAGGGCTGGGCGCTTTCGTCGCTCTTCCCGAAATCCCCTTCCTTTACACGCCACATGTTGCGGCTCCGGTCCATTGA